ACGCTGGCTCAGTTCCGCTCCGCGGAAGAAGTTGCCACCGCCCACCACGATGGCGATCTCCACCCGGTCGACCGCCGCGGCGATCTCGCGTGCGATCTGACCGACGACGTCGGGGTTGACACCGAGCTGGCCTCCTCCGAAGGCCTCCCCGGACAGCTTCAGGAGGACGCGACGGCGTCCGGTGTTCTCATCGGTCACGGGGGGTTCCTCTCGTCGAGATGCAGACTACCGAAGGCGGTGCACGGAAAAGGGGTCCGCATTCGGTGAATGCGGACCCCTTGACGCGACTTACGCGCCGACCTTGAAGCGGGCGAAGTCGGTGATCGTGATGCCGGCGTCGCCGGCGACCTTGGCGACGGACAGCTTGTTGTCCTTCGCGTAGTCCTGATCCAGCAGAGCGACCTGCTTGAAGAACGCGTTCACGCGGCCTTCGACGATCTTCGGCAGCGCCGCCTCCGGCTTGCCCTCGTTGCGGGAGATCTCCGTGACGATCTCGCGCTCCTTCTCGACCTCTTCGGCCGGGACGTCCTCGCGCGAGAGGTAGGTCGGGTTGGCGAACGAGATGTGCTGCGCGATCGAGCGCGCGGTCTCGGCGTCGTCACCGGTGTAGGCGAGCACGACGCCGACCTGCGGCGGAAGGTCCTTGCTCGTCTTGTGCAGGTAGATCTCGAACTTGTCACCCGTGATCGTGCGCACGCGACGCAGCTCGACCTTCTCACCGATGATCGCTGCCTCATCGGAGATGAGCTCGGCAACCGTCTTGCCCTCGGCATCCGCGGCCAGCGCGGCCTCGACGGAGTCGGCGCTGACGGCGGCGGCGGCCGCGAGCACCTGGTCGGCGAGAGCGATGAAGCGCTCGTTCTTGGCGACGAAGTCGGTCTCGGTGTTCAGCTCGAGGATGGTGACCTTGCCGTCGTTGAGGGCGGCGGCGACGAGGCCCTCGCTGGTGGAGCGGTCGGCACGCTTCGCGTTGCCCTTCGCGCCCTTGAGGCGGAGGATCTCGACGGCCTTCTCGAGGTCGCCGTCGGCCTCCTCGAGCGCCTTCTTGGTGTCGACCATGCCCGTGCCGAGCTGCTCGCGCAGGGCCTTGATGTCGGCGATGGTGAAGTTTGCCATGGGTGGTGGCTCCTTGCGTGTCGTGAGTTCTCGTGGGATGCCGGTGCGAAGCCGCCCGTCAGGAGCGGCTCCGCACCGGAGAAGTGGTCTTACTCGGCAGCGGTCGCTGCGGCGTCGCCCTCGGCCTTGGCCTCGGCGCCCGCGACATCGGCGGCCGACTCGGTGGCGATGGTCTCGACCTCGGCGACGTCGGTGACGACGGGCGTCTCGAGCAGCTCGCGCTCCCAGTCGGCGAGGGGCTCGGCGTCGGCGGACTCGTCGGTCGGCTGGTGACGCTGGATGAGGCCCTCCGCGGCGGCGTCGGCGATGATGCGCGTGAGCAGGCCCACCGAGCGGATCGCGTCGTCGTTGCCCGGGATCGGGAACTGGAACTCGTCGGGGTCGGCGTTCGTGTCGAGGATGCCGATCACGGGGATGCCGAGCTTCTGCGCCTCGCTGACGGCGAGGTGCTCGCGCTTGGCGTCGACGATCCAGATCGCCGAGGGCGTCTTGGTGAGGTTGCGGATACCGCCGAGCGACTTGTGCAGCTTGTCGAGCTCGCGCTTCTTCAGCAGGAGCTCCTTCTTCGTGAAGCCGCTGTCGGCGGGGTTCTCGAAGTTGAGCTCCTCGAGCTCCTTCATGCGGGCGAGGCGCTTGCTGACCGTCGAGAAGTTGGTCAGGAGGCCACCGAGCCAGCGCTGGTTGACGTATGGCTGGCCGACGCGCGTCGCCTGCTCGGCGATGACTTCCTGCGCCTGCTTCTTGGTGCCGACGAACAGGATGGTGCCGCCGTGCGCGACCGTCTCGCGGACGTACTCGTACGCCTTGTCGATGTACCCCAGCGACTGCTGCAGGTCGATGATGTGGATGCCGGAGCGCTCCGTCAGAATGAAGCGCTTGACCTTCGGGTTCCACCGGCGGGTCTGGTGTCCGAAGTGGACGCCGCTGTCGAGCAGCTGGCGAATGGTGACGACGGCCATGGCCGTTCTCCTTCTCTTTGGGTTGATCGCGTGGGCCGATCGGCCCGAGCGCCTGGTGCCCGGCGCACACCCGCTCACCGCTATCGCGGTGAGACCTCGAGGTGTGGATGCCGCGGAATCCGTCCGGGGACGGGGCCGCTGTGGGCACGCGGAGTCACCCCGACCAGCGGGGTGCTCAGCAAGTGTATCAGCCGCAGCGCCTCCTCCCCCGACGCTCGCTGACGTCGGCCGCCCACAGATGCCCGTCGCGGCCGCCGTGGATGGAAGGCGGCCGCGAGGGTGGAGCGATGAACGCAGATCGACAACGTCGCATGGTGAAACGCGTGCTCCGGGTGGCAGGCACGGTGCTGGCGGTGACCCTCGCCGTCGTCTCCGGTGCATCCGGTGCCGCCGGGGCGGACGGGCATGAGCTGCGTCCGGCGAGTGGGCGCGCCGGCGCGGCGTCTGCGCGGTGGTCGTGGCCGGTCTCGCCGCCGCGCATCACGGTCGCCTACCGAGCGCCCGCTCATGCATACGGCCCCGGACACCGGGGCATCGATCTGGCCAGCGCAGTCGGTGCGGACGTACGGGCTCCCGACGACGGCGTCGTCGCCTTCGCCGGCGTCGTCGTCGATCGACCGCTGATCACGATCGACCACGGCGATGGACTGGTCTCGACGATGGAGCCCGTCAGCGCGATCGTGCCGGTGGGGACGAGTGTGCAACGGGGTGAACAGGTGGGCACCGTGGCGACGGGCGGTCACACGGCGCCCGGCGAGATCCACCTGGGAGCGCGGAGAGACGACGTCTATCTCAATCCGCTGCGGCTGTTGGGCGAGGTGCCGCGGGCCGTACTGCTTCCGTGCTGCGAGCCCGCTCAACAGCCGGGATAGGTGTGGCCGGCGACCCTGGCGGCCTCATCTGGACAGCCGGTGAGCACAGACGCCGCGATGACGGGGGCATCGACAGCGGGCGCGCGGGTCTTCACGAGAGCAGGCCCGCGGCGCACTCACGCGCGAGGATGCGCCTGCCGGTAGGCGGCCGCCAGTCGCTCCGCCGAGACATGTGTGTAGATCTGGGTGGTTCCGAGGCTGGCATGACCGAGCATCTCCTGCACGGTGCGCAGGTCGGCGCCGCCGTCGAGCAGATGAGTGGCCGCGGAGTGGCGCAGCGTGTGAGGACCGACGCTCTGCCCGACCGTCGGGGAGACGACGCGCGAGACGACGTCGTAGGCGGAACGCGCGCCCAGCCGTGCGCCGCGGGCTCCGACGAACAGCGCCGCCGTTCCGGAGCCGCGTCCCACGAGCACGGAACGACCGCGCGCCAGATAGGCGTCGAGAGCGTGAGCGGCAGGAGCGCCGTACGGCACGACACGCTCCTTGCTGCCCTTACCCACGACACGGACCGTGCGGCGCTCGCGATCGATGTCGTCGACATCCGTCCCGCAGAGTTCGGACACGCGAAGAGCGGAGGCGTAGAGAAGTTCGACGAGCGCGGCGTCCCTCAACGCGATGGCATCGCCGCCGTGCGCGCGCGTCTCGGCATCCGTCAGCACGGCGGTCATGGCGGGCGCGGTCGCCACCTTCGGCAAGGAGCGCCCCCGGCGCGGGGCCACCAGTCGCAGCGCAGGGTCGACCTCGAGGCGCGCCGTCTGCCGAGCCCACGCGAAGAAGCCGCGCACGGCTGCTGTGCGCCGCGCGAGTGTCGCCCGTGCGTCGCCGCGTCGTGTCGCGGTCCACAGCCATTCCCGCAGATGCTCCAGATCGACATCCGCCAGATCGCGGTCTCCGATCACCGCGACGAGATCGCGCAGATCCCCCGCGTACGCGCGCACCGTCGCCGCGGACAGCCGCCGTACGTCCGAGAGCTCGCGCGTGTAGGCGTCGGCTGCTTCGGAGAGTCTCACCAGACCAGCATCCCTCGTCTCGAGGGTGCGCGGCGGGCGGCACACCGCAGTGCGTGGCTCGTACCGCGGTTCGCATGGCACCGCTCGTCACCACAGTCGCGCGGGTCGCGGCTCCGACCGGCGTCGCCATCCGTCGCCGCTGCGCTCGACACGTCCATCCAGTTCGAGTAGCGCAAGGATCCCGCTCGCCTCAGCGACGGAGAGGCCCGACAGGCGCGCGACCTCCGTGGTCGCGCGCGCCCGACGACCGCTCAGCGCGTCCAGTACTCGCGTGCGCTCATCGGTACGCCCGCCGTCGCCGGGATCAGGCTCGTCGGCTGTGTCGCCAGAGATCCCCAAGAGCTCCCACGCATCGGCGGCGGAGGTCACACAGACCGCGTCCGCCTCGCGCAGGAGCCGGTGGCAGCCGGCGGATGCGGCGCTGGTCACAGGCCCTGGAACGGCGCCGAGGGCGCGTCCGAGCGCGGCGGCATGGTGAGCGGTGTTCAATGCCCCACTCCGGTGGGCAGCCTCGACGACGATCGTCGCACCCGCCAACGCTGCGATCACCCTGTTGCGCGCGAGGAAGCGCCACTTGGTCGGCGCTGTGCCGCAGGGCACTTCGGCGAGCACCAGCCCCGACGTCGCGATCGCCGCGATCAGGTCATCGTGACCGGCCGGGTAGGGCCGGTCCACTCCGCCGGCCAGCACGGCGACCGTTGTGCCGTCGGCGCGCAACGCGCCGCGGTGTGCCGCTCCGTCGATGCCGTAGGCCGCCCCGGAGACCACGACGACCCCCCTCGCCGCAGAGTCCGCGGCGAGCTCCGTCACGACGTGCGTGCCGTACGCCGTCGCGGCCCGCGCGCCGACGAGCGCCAGCGTGGCAGAACTCGACAGCGCGCGGACGTCGCCCCGAGCCCACAGACAGACGGGTGCGTGCACACCCAGGTCATCGAGCGCGCGCGGCCAGACCTCCTCGCCCGGCACGAGGAGCCGAGCTCCCGCTCGGCGAGCGGCTGCCAGCACACGGTCGACCTCGCCACGGCGGGGCAGCCATCGGGCGCGCGCAGCACGAACATCCTCCTCGGTCACGCCGGCGCCACCGCCGAGGCCCGATGTGGCTTCGCCCACGGCACGCTCCAGCGCCTCGGCGGCACCGTAGTGCGCAATCAGCGCACCGGCCGTCCCGTCGCCCGGCTCGACGAGCGTCGACCAGATCGCTGCGGCGTACGCGGTGCGCGCCTCGTCGTCGGAGACCCCGTCACCGACCAGCCCGCGAAGGGCTGTGCGGGAGACACCGGCGTCAGGCACGAGGCTCATAAGCCCACACCCTTCTTGAGGTACAGCGCCCGTCCGATATCGGCCGCGCGCAACCGATCGTGACCGGCGAGATCAGCGACCGACCAAGCCACTCGCAGCACGCGGTCGTAGCCGCGCAGTGTCAGCGATCCGCGTTGCAGAGCAGCGTCCAGCGGACGGCGGATGTCAGCATCCGGGGCGAGAGGACCGTTGCGCAGCCAGGGACCGGACGCCTGGGCGTTCGTGGCCCACGGAGTGGAACGGAGGCGATGGCGGGCGCGCTCGCGCGCGGCACCGACCTGTTCCCGGACCTGCGCCGACGTCGTGGCCCCGGCCGCCGTCCCCGGCTGCGCGCTCGACACGCGCCGCAGTCCCAGTTCGATGTCGATGCGGTCGCGGAGTGGCCCTGAGAGCTTGCCGAGGTAGCGCCGGATCGCCAGCGAGGGACACGTGCACTCAGCGGCCGGCACCCCGTAGTTGCCGCACGGGCAGGGGTTGGTTGCGAGAACCAGCTGGAACCGCGCCGGAAACACCGCACGGAAGCCGGCCCGGTGGATCTCGATCATGCCGGACTCCAGTGGTTGGCGCAGCGCGTCCAGCGCGTGCGGGGCGAACTCGCCGGCCTCATCGAGAAAGAGGACGCCCCCGCTCGCGCGGGCGATGGCGCCCGGGCGCACGGCGCGACTTCCGCCTCCGATCAACGCCGTCGCGCTCGCGCTGTGATGAGGTGCCTCGAAGGGAGGCGTGCGACACAGTGTGTCGACGGGTTCGCCGGCCAGCGACCGCAGCGACGCGGCCTGCACGGCATCCTCGTCATCGAGGCCGGGAAGGATGCCGGGCAATCTCCGCGCCAGCATCGTCTTGCCGGCTCCGGGCGGGCCGCTCATCAACAGGTGGTGTGCACCCGCGGCGGCCACCGTGAGCGCGTCGACGGCGTCAGCCTGCCCGATGACGTCGACGAGATCGGGAACGTCGGCGTGGCCACGAGCGCCGCCCGCAGCCGGGTGCGGAACGGGTTCGAGTGGCACCTCGTCCATGTCGAGGCCGTGCCAGCGTGCTACGTCGCGGAGGCTGACGGCCCCCAGAACCTCGACTCCTTCGACGAGGGCGGCCTCCTCCCGGTTCGCGAAGGGTACGACCGCCTTGCGGATCCCCATCCGGGCCGCGGCCGCCACCGCCGGCAGCACGCCGGGGACGGGCCGCAGCCGGCCGTCGAGTCCGAGTTCACCGATGTGCGCCGTCTGCGCGAGCGAGTCGCGATCGAGGGCGTGCTCGGTCGCGAGCGCGGCGATCGCGATCGCGACATCGAGGGCGGAGCCCTGTTTGGGAAGATTCGCCGGTGAGAGGTTGACGGTGAGTTTGCGCCGCGGCAGCGGCAGCTCGCTGTTGGCGCAGGCGTTGTGCACCCGTTGATGTGCCTCGCCGATCGCCTTGTCGGCGAGCCCGATGATGACGAAGGCCGGCGTCTGACTCGACAGGTCTGCCTCGACCTCGATGAGATCGCCGTGCAGCCCCGTCAGCACCACCGCCCACGTCCTGCCGACCGTCATCGCACATCCTCGAGGTGCTCGATGCGCGCCGTCGCGGTGTCGCGGCCCGTGACACCGATGATGTCGACGCGGAGGCGGCGACCACGGGCGGCGGCGGGGTGCGCCGCCGCCCACGTCGTGGACAGACGCCACAGACGGGCGCGCTTTTGCGCATCGACGGCCTCGAACGGGTGGCCGTACGCGTCGGAACGTCGAGACTTCACCTCGACGATGACGACCTCCTCGCCGCGCAGGGCGACGATGTCGATCTCTCCGAACGCGCAACGCCAGTTGCGGGCGAGGACCGTGTACCCCGCCTCGCTCAGATACTGCGCCGCTCTCTGCTCCCCCGACCGTCCACGCTCGTCCTTGGCTGCCATGGAAGAGAGCGTGCCCCCGCTTCGACCGCGCATCGTGCCATGTCAGCCAGTCGGTGGACAGGCCCGCTCAACGGTGCGGTGGGGAGGAAGAGTCGACGTGCAGGTGGAGAGGTCAGGAGTCGAGGGCGAGCTCGTCAGGAAGCTGGAAGTCCCTGCGCTGCATCTCCTCGACGTTCACGTCCTTGAACGTGAGCACGCGCACCGACTTCACGAAGCGGTCCGCGCGGTAGATGTCCCACACCCAGACGTCGGTCATCGAGATCTCGAAATAGAAGTCGTGCTCGGTGTCGCGACGCACGACGTTCACGTCGTTCGCGAGGTAGAAGCGTCGCTCCGTCTCGATCACGTAAGCGAACTGCGACACGACATCGCGATACTCCTTGTACAGCGCCAGCTCGAGTTCGCGGTCGTAGTCGTCAAAGCCCTCGTCGTCCATGGTGGTCCCATCCTATGCGGCCGGAGGAGCCGAGCGGATGCCGCCGCATCCGCTCAGAACAGTGTGGGAGCGTCGGCGATGGCCCACGACGCCCGGTGATGGGGGCTCAGACCGTGCGAACGGATCGCGCTGCGGTGCTCGAGGCTGGCGTAGCCCTTGTTGCGCTCCCAGAGATAGACCGGGTGCTCTTCGTGCAGGCGCATCATCAGGTCGTCGCGGGCGACCTTCGCCACGACCGAGGCGGCGGCGGCCGATGCGCAGTCGCGGTCGGCTTTGATGATCGGATGCACGCGCAGACCCGACCCGCCTGAGGCGGTGATGTAGTCGTGATTGCCGTCGAGAATGACGATCGCGTCGTCGGGGACGAAGCCCTGTGCGCGTAGCTCGCCGAGTGCACGCAGGGCCGCCAGGCCCAGCGCCCGCATGATCCCGACCTCGTCGATCTCGGCGGAACTCGCCCAGCCGACCGCGGAGGCGTCGAGCCAGGCGGCGGCTCGTGCGGCGACATCGTGCCGACGATGCGCGGCCACGAGCTTCGAATCGCGCAGCCCCTCCGGAATCCGCCGTCGGGCCGCCGCCGGTCCGAGCGCCGCGGCTCCGACGGCGACGGGGCCCGCGAGCGCACCCCGGCCGACTTCGTCGCACGCGATGACGATCTCGTGTTCGCGCAGCAGGCGCCGCTCGACGGTCAGCCGCGGCGTGACGACACTCATCCGGCGCCGGGGGCCGGCACCCCCGCGAAGACGGCATGGTGCCCGTCGATGGTGCCGAAGCGGTCGAACGGCCACGTGATGAGAAAAGCGCGCCCGACGACGTTGCCCAACGGCACGAACCCCTTGTTGGGCTGATCCATGTTGTAGCGCGAGTCGCGGGAGTGGTCGCGGTTGTCGCCCATCACCCAGAGCGAGTTCTGCGGTACGACGACATCGAACGGTACCGGCTGCGGCGCGCTCTGGCCGGGAGCCAGATTCAGGTAGGGGGTCTCATCGATCGGTGTCCCGTTGACCGTGACCTGACCGATCGCGTTGCAGCAGACGACGTGATCGCCGCCCACGCCGATGATCCGCTTGATGAGGTGCTCATCGCTATCCGAGGCGGTGATGCCGACGAGTGAAAGCAGCCAATCGGCGGCCTGCGCCAGGGGCGGCTGGGCGGGGGTCGCCGGCGCCGGCGGCAGCCATCCGCCGGGATCGCGGAAGACGACGACGTCACCGCGCTGGTACCCCCCGAAACGCGGCGTGAGCTCGTCGACGAGGATCCTGTCCTTGATGAGCAGCGTCTGTTCCATCGAGCCCGACGGAATGTAGAAGGAGCGCACCAGGAAGGTCTTGATGACGAACGAGACGACCACCGCGATCACCACGATCACCAGCACGTCGCGCAGAAGCAGCCAGACGCCGCGGCGTCGGCGCTGACGGGAGGGAAGCACCGTATCCGGGGCCGTTGTGTTGTCCGAGCTCATGCCTGTCTTTCTTCGGTCCCGGCACCCGTCTGTGCCGTCTCTCAAGGGTCGCACATGCCGGCTGTGCGCAGCGCGCATCCGACGGGATGCGCCGTGGCGTGCGGACGACAGATGCCCCGGACCGCAGGGTCCGGGGCATCCGAGGCGAGAGCGCGTCAGCGGTCGCGCTTCTCCTTGATCTTGGCCTTCTTGCCGCGGAGGTTCCGCAGGTAGTAGAGCTTCGCGCGGCGGACGTCGCCACGGGTGACGACCTCGATGTGGTCGATCGTCGGGCTGTGCACCGGGAACGTGCGCTCCACGCCCACCTGGAAGCTGATCTTGCGGACCGTGAAGGTCTCGCGAACGCCGTCTCCCGAGCGGCCGATGACGACGCCCTGGAAGACCTGGATACGGGAACGGTTGCCCTCGGTGATGTTGACGTGCACCTTGACGGTGTCGCCGGGGGCGAAGACGGGGATGTCGCTGCGCAGCGAAGCCGCATCGACGGCGTCGAGAATCTGCATGATCGTCACTTCCTGCGACCGCCACAGGTCGATCGCGAGATGGGGATTGGGAAAGGTATCGTGTGCCCGAGGCATCCGTTGCCGGCGCCGTACTCCCCTGAGGCAGAGCCTGTTCAGGGCACAAACAGCCATTCTGCCATGGATGACGAGCGCATCAAAACCGGCGTCTCACGATCCGGGCGGCGTGTTCTCGCGGATGACGATGATCTCCTCGGGATTCGACCCACCCGTGTGCTCAGGGCGCGCGGGCGGCACGTAGCCCACCCCGCTGGCAGTGCGCAGGATCGAGACGCTCGGCCCCGTCTCGCGCCACAGCTGCCGCAGCGCCGACGACAGTGCGACGACACCGAGGACGATGGTCACGGCCAGCGTGGGCCACCACCACCGACCGTCGAAGATGCCCAGCGCGACGACGAGCACATGCCAGGCTCCGATGAGGCCGGCATCCGTCCACGAGACGGCACGTTCGGCGCGGACGGTTCCGCGGGCGCGCACGAGCAGAGCGAGCACCAGCTGCCAGACGAAGACGATCGGCGCCGACAGCAGAACCCACAGCAGCGCCCAGGGACTGGCGCCGAAGACGATCCAGCCGACGACGAGCCACAACGGCAGCACGAACGCCGCCGGAATCAGCCACCGGAAGAACGTCTGACGCAGCCACATACCTTCGATGCTACGCCGGTCAGACAGAATGGATCCTGACGAAAGGATCACGATGATCGAACTGCGCACTCCCGCCGAGATCGAGGCGATGCGTCCCGCGGGGCGATTCGTCGCAGAGACTCTGGCGACGCTGCGGGACGAGACGAAGGTGGGCACCAATCTGCTGACCATCGATCGCCGTGCGCACGACCTGATCCGGCGGGCAGGCGCTGAATCGTGCTACATCGACTACCACCCCTCGTTCGGCGCGAGCCCCTTCGGAAAGGTGATCTGCACGTCGGTCAACGATGCCGTGCTGCACGGCCTGCCGTACGACTACGCGCTGCGCGACGGCGACCTGGTGACGTTGGACTTCGCCGTCGCCGTCGACGGCTGGGTCGCCGACTCGGCCGTCTCGTTCATCGTCGGGACGCCTCGCGACGAGGACCTCGCCCTCATCGACACGACACAGCGCGCCCTGGATGCCGCGATCGGCGCCGCCACCACGGAGGGGCGGATCGGGGACATCTCGCACGCCATCGCCGAGGTCGCGCACGCCGACGGGTACCAGATCAACACCGACTTCGGCGGCCACGGCGTCGGACGCACGATGCACGGCGACCCGCACGTCCCCAACGACGGCAAGCCGGGTCGCGGCTACCCTCTGCGTCCGGGTCTCGTGCTGGCCCTCGAACCCTGGTTCCTGCAGACCACCGACGAGCTCGTCACCGACCCGGACGGCTGGACGCTGCGCAGCGCCGACGGTTCACGCGGCGCGCACGCCGAGCACACCGTCGCGATCACCGCCGACGGTCCGATCATCCTCACCGATCGTTCGTTCCTCGGCGTCGACTGAGGCCGCCGGTGGCGGCGCGGCCGCCGGTGGGGACGCGGTCAGTCCGGGAGAAGATCCGGCCGTCTCGCGCGGGTGCGCTCGATCTGCTGCTCTCGGCGCCAGTCGGCGACACGGCCGTGATGGCCCGAGAGCAACACGTCCGGAACGTCGTACCCGCGCCACGCCGCGGGCTTCGTGAAGGAGGGGTACTCCAGCAGGCCGTCTTCGTGGGACTCCTCGATGAGGCTCTCGGGATTGCCGACGACGCCGGGAATCAGGCGGCCGACGGCCTCGATCATCGCCATCGCCGCCACCTCGCCGCCGTTGAGGACGTAGTCTCCGATGCTGGTCAGACTGACCTCGCCCAGAGTCGCCGCGTACGAGAACACCCGCTCGTCGATGCCTTCGTAGCGGCCGCATCCGAAGACGAGATGCTCTCCGCTGGCCGCCCAGGAGCGCGCCGCCGCCTGTGTGAAGACCGCACCCGCGGGCGAGGGAAAGACGAACCGAATCGGCTCGGTGGCGTCTGCGGCGATGGCGTCCAGCGCCTGCCCCCAAGGCTCGGGCTTCATCACCATGCCCGCGCCCCCGCCGTACGGTGTGTCGTCGACCGTGCGATGGCGGTCATGCGTGAAGTCCCGCAGGTCGTGGACACGCACGTCGAGGATGCCCGCATCGCGGGCGCGCCCGAGAAGCGAGACCTCCAGGACGTCGAAGAATGCGGGAAAGATCGTGACGACGTCGATCCGCACGTCAGACCTCGGAGTCGGCGGCGGGGGGATCCGCGTCGTCGTCATCCTCATCCGACGTCGACGGCTCACGATCGTCGCCATCGCCGGGCAGCTCCTCGAAGAGTCCGGCGGGCGGGGTGACGGTCACGGTTCCCGCGGCGACATCGACGTCGGGCACGATGGCCGAGACGAAGGGGACGAGGATCTCGGCCTCCGCTTCGTGCGTGCGCACGACGAGGAGATCCTGCGCAGGAAGGTGGTCGACGCGAACGACTCGGCCGACATCGGTGCCATCTCGCAGTACGGTGAGGCCCACCAACTGGTGGTCGTACCAGGCGTCCTCCTCTGCGGAGGGGTTCTCGTCCTGATCGACCCACAGGATCGCGCGCACCATGCTCTCGGCGGCCGTGCGGTCCTCGACATCTTCGAAGAAGACGACCGGGTGGGAGTTCATCCACCGGAACTCGCGCACGGTGACGGTCTTGCCGTGCCACGGCGACGATTCCGGCACCTGAAGCGTGAAGACAGCTCCGGGCACGAAACGGCCGTCGGGATCGTCGGTGTAGAGCTCGAGCTTGAAGGCGCCCTTCAGGCCATGGGCCTTCACGAGACGCCCGACGCGCAGTTGGGTGCGCGCTGGTCCTGCAGCAGCCATCTCAGTCGTCCGCGACATCGACACGCACGCGTGCGCCGTCGGCCAGGGCCGACACGAGCGTCCGCAGGGCCTTGGCCGTGCGTCCGCCGCGCCCGATCACCCGACCTCGATCATCGGGGTGCACGTGCACCTCGAGCACGTCGCCTCGCGGCGACGAAGAGGAACGGATAGTGACATCGTCAGGGTGATCGACGATCCCCTTGACGAGGTGTTCGAGCGCGGCGGAGAGCAACGGACTTACTCTGCGTCGGTCGACTCGGCCTCGGCCGGAGCCTCGACCTCGGCAGCCTCGGCGGCGGGCTCTTCAGCCTTCTTCTCCGCCTTGGGCTTGATGACCGACTTCTTGGCGGCGTCGACCTGGAACTCTTCCTTGGTCGCCGCCGTCTTCACGATGGACACGGCGTCGGCGTCGCCCTTGAAGCGGCCCCAGTCACCGGTGAGCTTGAGCAGCGCGGCGACCTGCTCGGTGGGCTGAGCGCCGACCGAAAGCCAGTACTGCGCACGCTCGGAGTCGACCTCGATGAACGAGGGCTCCTCGGTCGGGTGGTACTTGCCGATCTCCTCGATCACGCGACCGTCGCGCTTGGTGCGCGAGTCGGCGACGACGATGCGGTAGTAGGGGGCGCGGATCTTGCCGAGGCGCTTGAGACGAATCTTGACAGCCACAATTCTCCTGAATGCTGTTGTGAGGTGATGAACGACGCTCGGGCTGTGGGGTGCACACCCGGCGGAGGCTCTAGGGTGGACGTGTTCGCCGGATAGAGGGTCGAGCGGACGGTCCAGCGTCCTATTTTGCCAGATCGTGACGGATGCCGCGAACCATCGCTGTTGGCGTGTCAGACTGTGCCCATGACGGTGCCC
The DNA window shown above is from Microbacterium laevaniformans and carries:
- a CDS encoding tyrosine recombinase XerC, whose product is MRLSEAADAYTRELSDVRRLSAATVRAYAGDLRDLVAVIGDRDLADVDLEHLREWLWTATRRGDARATLARRTAAVRGFFAWARQTARLEVDPALRLVAPRRGRSLPKVATAPAMTAVLTDAETRAHGGDAIALRDAALVELLYASALRVSELCGTDVDDIDRERRTVRVVGKGSKERVVPYGAPAAHALDAYLARGRSVLVGRGSGTAALFVGARGARLGARSAYDVVSRVVSPTVGQSVGPHTLRHSAATHLLDGGADLRTVQEMLGHASLGTTQIYTHVSAERLAAAYRQAHPRA
- the tsf gene encoding translation elongation factor Ts produces the protein MANFTIADIKALREQLGTGMVDTKKALEEADGDLEKAVEILRLKGAKGNAKRADRSTSEGLVAAALNDGKVTILELNTETDFVAKNERFIALADQVLAAAAAVSADSVEAALAADAEGKTVAELISDEAAIIGEKVELRRVRTITGDKFEIYLHKTSKDLPPQVGVVLAYTGDDAETARSIAQHISFANPTYLSREDVPAEEVEKEREIVTEISRNEGKPEAALPKIVEGRVNAFFKQVALLDQDYAKDNKLSVAKVAGDAGITITDFARFKVGA
- a CDS encoding DUF2469 family protein, yielding MDDEGFDDYDRELELALYKEYRDVVSQFAYVIETERRFYLANDVNVVRRDTEHDFYFEISMTDVWVWDIYRADRFVKSVRVLTFKDVNVEEMQRRDFQLPDELALDS
- a CDS encoding YifB family Mg chelatase-like AAA ATPase, giving the protein MTVGRTWAVVLTGLHGDLIEVEADLSSQTPAFVIIGLADKAIGEAHQRVHNACANSELPLPRRKLTVNLSPANLPKQGSALDVAIAIAALATEHALDRDSLAQTAHIGELGLDGRLRPVPGVLPAVAAAARMGIRKAVVPFANREEAALVEGVEVLGAVSLRDVARWHGLDMDEVPLEPVPHPAAGGARGHADVPDLVDVIGQADAVDALTVAAAGAHHLLMSGPPGAGKTMLARRLPGILPGLDDEDAVQAASLRSLAGEPVDTLCRTPPFEAPHHSASATALIGGGSRAVRPGAIARASGGVLFLDEAGEFAPHALDALRQPLESGMIEIHRAGFRAVFPARFQLVLATNPCPCGNYGVPAAECTCPSLAIRRYLGKLSGPLRDRIDIELGLRRVSSAQPGTAAGATTSAQVREQVGAARERARHRLRSTPWATNAQASGPWLRNGPLAPDADIRRPLDAALQRGSLTLRGYDRVLRVAWSVADLAGHDRLRAADIGRALYLKKGVGL
- the rpsB gene encoding 30S ribosomal protein S2 codes for the protein MAVVTIRQLLDSGVHFGHQTRRWNPKVKRFILTERSGIHIIDLQQSLGYIDKAYEYVRETVAHGGTILFVGTKKQAQEVIAEQATRVGQPYVNQRWLGGLLTNFSTVSKRLARMKELEELNFENPADSGFTKKELLLKKRELDKLHKSLGGIRNLTKTPSAIWIVDAKREHLAVSEAQKLGIPVIGILDTNADPDEFQFPIPGNDDAIRSVGLLTRIIADAAAEGLIQRHQPTDESADAEPLADWERELLETPVVTDVAEVETIATESAADVAGAEAKAEGDAAATAAE
- the dprA gene encoding DNA-processing protein DprA translates to MSLVPDAGVSRTALRGLVGDGVSDDEARTAYAAAIWSTLVEPGDGTAGALIAHYGAAEALERAVGEATSGLGGGAGVTEEDVRAARARWLPRRGEVDRVLAAARRAGARLLVPGEEVWPRALDDLGVHAPVCLWARGDVRALSSSATLALVGARAATAYGTHVVTELAADSAARGVVVVSGAAYGIDGAAHRGALRADGTTVAVLAGGVDRPYPAGHDDLIAAIATSGLVLAEVPCGTAPTKWRFLARNRVIAALAGATIVVEAAHRSGALNTAHHAAALGRALGAVPGPVTSAASAGCHRLLREADAVCVTSAADAWELLGISGDTADEPDPGDGGRTDERTRVLDALSGRRARATTEVARLSGLSVAEASGILALLELDGRVERSGDGWRRRSEPRPARLW
- a CDS encoding YraN family protein, with the translated sequence MAAKDERGRSGEQRAAQYLSEAGYTVLARNWRCAFGEIDIVALRGEEVVIVEVKSRRSDAYGHPFEAVDAQKRARLWRLSTTWAAAHPAAARGRRLRVDIIGVTGRDTATARIEHLEDVR
- a CDS encoding peptidoglycan DD-metalloendopeptidase family protein, with translation MLAVTLAVVSGASGAAGADGHELRPASGRAGAASARWSWPVSPPRITVAYRAPAHAYGPGHRGIDLASAVGADVRAPDDGVVAFAGVVVDRPLITIDHGDGLVSTMEPVSAIVPVGTSVQRGEQVGTVATGGHTAPGEIHLGARRDDVYLNPLRLLGEVPRAVLLPCCEPAQQPG